One part of the Schistocerca piceifrons isolate TAMUIC-IGC-003096 chromosome 2, iqSchPice1.1, whole genome shotgun sequence genome encodes these proteins:
- the LOC124776127 gene encoding piggyBac transposable element-derived protein 4-like, which yields MYVVTHNVIFFLEDEIDDSLSSDEDENDVEGVASNPAAVPYPKDSEWTAVDTYRPLPVNTTPRQILVDIDESSSVLDCSKVFLTDSDVNELKRQTNLYASQTIQKKRRGNNLKPHSVLSSWKPVTISEMRRFLGIIFHMCVSKKPKIADHWSTNPVLSCNFCPHVMSRLRFTQILSCLHLVDNSNQKKPGEDGFHPLYKVLPYYNNLKERCIQAYRPSEKVTIDEGICPFRGRVSFRVYMQNKPHKYGLKVYAVAEASSGYVVNFEVYAGKHIVDNSSSAVILRLLSDSSLLNKGHTVYLDRFYSSPELFQQLAEKGTGAVGTVNKSRKGLPKDLVSAKLKKGEMSFRRKDNVLAMKWKDKRDVYTLSTRHQATFGTHTKRNGSVVLKPLQVLDYNLNKIGVDIGDQRLQYNPFQHRTVKWWRKLYFHLLLMGVSNAFWLYNAVHRKKITITDFITVLAVQLVEDDTLEFIPRNEGTVGRLTKRHFLQHIPATTKKYAARVCHVCSSRSKKQSGKASRKETRYECEQCGVALCLEPCFKIFHTKKQYDSV from the coding sequence atgtatgtagttacacataatgtgatattctttttagaagacgagattgatgacagtttgtcttcagatgaagacgagaatgatgttgaaggtgttgcttcaaatccagcagctgtgccgtatccgaaagacagtgagtggactgcagttgacacctaccgacctctgcctgtcaacacgacacccaggcagatactagtggatattgatgagtcgagttctgtactggattgcagtaaagtgttccttactgacagtgacgtaaatgaactcaagagacagacaaatttgtatgcatcacagacaatacagaagaaaagaagaggaaataatctgaagccccattcagttttgagttcgtggaagccagtgactataagtgagatgaggcgtttcttgggtattattttccacatgtgtgtttcgaaaaagcccaaaattgcggaccattggagcactaatcctgttcttagttgtaacttttgtccccatgtcatgagccgtttgcgtttcactcagatactgtcatgcttgcatcttgttgacaattcaaatcagaaaaaaccaggcgaagatggatttcatccactttacaaagttttgccatattataataatttgaaggagcgatgtatccaggcatatcgtccctcagaaaaagtgacaattgatgaaggaatttgcccatttcgaggtcgtgtgagtttccgtgtttacatgcaaaataagcctcataagtatggactgaaagtatatgctgttgctgaagccagtagtggctatgttgtaaattttgaagtttatgctggtaagcatattgttgacaattcttcgtctgcggttattttgcgattgttgtctgacagcagcttgctgaacaaaggccacactgtgtatttagatcgattttattccagtccagagctatttcagcaactggcagagaaaggcactggagctgttggtactgtgaacaaatccaggaaaggattgcctaaagatttagtatctgctaagctgaaaaagggcgaaatgtcttttcggcgtaaagataatgtattggcaatgaagtggaaagataagagagatgtgtatacattgtctacaaggcatcaagcaacatttggtacgcatactaagagaaatgggtctgtagtattgaaaccacttcaggtacttgattacaacctcaataaaattggagtggatattggagaccaacgcctgcagtacaatccgttccagcacagaactgtgaaatggtggcgaaaattatatttccatttgctgcttatgggagtatcaaatgcattttggctgtacaatgcagtgcacaggaagaaaattacaataacagactttataacagtgcttgcagttcagcttgttgaagacgacacacttgaattcattccaagaaatgaaggaactgtaggtcggctaacaaagagacattttttgcagcacatacctgcaactactaagaagtatgctgctcgtgtgtgtcacgtgtgcagttccaggagcaagaaacagagtggcaaggcttctcgcaaagagacacgatacgaatgtgaacagtgtggcgttgcactctgcctggaaccttgctttaaaattttccacactaaaaaacaatatgattctgtgtga